The Desulfuromonas versatilis genome has a segment encoding these proteins:
- a CDS encoding NupC/NupG family nucleoside CNT transporter produces the protein MEQIIRGGLGIAALVALAVLFSGNRRAIRWKPVGYGLLLNVLFAFLVLRTAPGRAFFEQIGGGLAKIIIYASEGTRFVFGPLYTGFTQVENFSGWPYAFVLDALIPIVFFAALIKVLYYYRIMQRIVGGMAGLFTRLFGISSVEAVVTASNVFLGQTQAPLTVAPYIRSMSESQLFLTMTGGMATVGSGLLIAYAGMGARIEYVLAASIMAAPAAIVFAKLLEPETDLRGDQETAPIDEEHGVNVLDAVARGAMEGWKAVVGVTVMLLAFISLIHLLDGVIAAGSGERANLEGILQVVFAPAAWIVGVPAADVGAFARLVGAKTAFNEVIGFSALPAETLSPKGLMLACFAMTGFANFSSIAIQIGTLGEFAPERRSEVARLGLRALFAATLANLLNAAIAGMFFSG, from the coding sequence GGCGCTGGTCGCCCTGGCCGTCCTTTTTTCCGGGAACCGCCGCGCCATCCGCTGGAAGCCCGTCGGCTACGGCCTGCTGCTGAACGTGCTCTTCGCCTTCCTGGTCCTGCGCACGGCGCCGGGGCGGGCTTTCTTCGAGCAGATCGGCGGCGGCCTGGCCAAAATCATTATCTACGCCTCGGAGGGGACGCGGTTCGTCTTCGGCCCGCTCTACACCGGCTTCACCCAGGTGGAGAACTTTTCCGGCTGGCCTTACGCCTTCGTCCTCGACGCCCTGATCCCCATCGTCTTTTTCGCCGCCCTGATCAAGGTCCTTTACTACTATCGGATCATGCAGCGCATCGTTGGCGGAATGGCCGGGCTCTTCACGCGTCTGTTCGGGATCAGCAGCGTCGAGGCGGTGGTGACGGCGAGCAACGTCTTTCTCGGGCAGACCCAAGCGCCGCTGACCGTGGCCCCCTACATCCGCTCGATGAGCGAGTCCCAGCTCTTTCTCACCATGACCGGCGGCATGGCGACGGTCGGCTCGGGCCTGCTGATCGCCTATGCCGGGATGGGCGCACGCATCGAATACGTTCTGGCCGCCAGCATCATGGCGGCCCCGGCGGCGATCGTCTTCGCCAAGCTCCTGGAACCGGAGACTGATCTCAGGGGGGATCAGGAAACGGCACCGATCGATGAGGAGCATGGGGTGAACGTCCTTGACGCGGTGGCTCGCGGCGCAATGGAGGGGTGGAAGGCGGTGGTCGGGGTGACGGTGATGCTCCTTGCCTTCATCTCCCTGATTCACCTTCTAGACGGGGTGATCGCGGCGGGGAGCGGGGAGCGGGCGAACCTCGAGGGGATTCTGCAGGTCGTCTTCGCCCCGGCCGCCTGGATCGTTGGGGTACCGGCAGCGGACGTTGGCGCTTTCGCCCGGCTGGTGGGCGCCAAAACAGCCTTCAACGAAGTAATCGGTTTCAGCGCCCTGCCGGCTGAGACTCTCTCACCCAAGGGGTTGATGCTTGCCTGCTTCGCCATGACCGGCTTCGCAAACTTCTCTTCCATCGCCATCCAGATCGGTACCTTGGGCGAGTTCGCCCCCGAGCGCCGCAGCGAGGTGGCACGACTCGGGCTGCGTGCCCTTTTTGCCGCCACTCTGGCCAATCTTCTGAACGCGGCCATTGCCGGCATGTTCTTCAGCGGTTAG